Proteins co-encoded in one Bacillus sp. FSL H8-0547 genomic window:
- the esaA gene encoding type VII secretion protein EsaA has translation MTDQRKHTIKMIAAVLLILAVPALFFQFIGDNPLEVRENATRNIAVVNEDTGAEKVEEEEKSDSEPVQFGKEVAAILDDESQYKWTILGRSAAVNGLKNGEYDAVIYIPSNFSNNILTYDQQQPSKAEFEYTVQNQLNAENRQRVLRELEDATNRVNKQMSSLYWSYVSQDMENVRQEFDRILEKEIAFQNAMLNFYKPSSKDLAGELTQQKQMLEQLKSTIEQAEKENPDRRNSAEQFEKSLAAFVEYVEKYQAYQEDQQQLLTLAQEESLTSIQGGTSDVDQRQDAAQAAFQTEGDKLASDMTTMQQKLDQNQAAAENLGNVRLSQTERQERELAAVHNDYVDMFILKENQDTLNRLEGELIPLRQAISGSSEEEPGDGGEQPPGDGGETPQPGEPGEGNASNMEEERAKILAISEQLKILKALLETVPEPRPLQVDEVIGQLDGLSAQLVEVEQAIKAKESENSWKGEYDKLLELYNALLVKNTELFNENQLLKEQITALEERLKKLSDNVNSGSAAIRSQEQAVLNALPAERKQKLEAIFNEPIKNGSMNEVLSYHTVLAQYEAAVSRLNNPSVPAKDAVLSDEWQKTKINTILSINSEEQGAWDKLNQELPESEKQMEDLQASALAFMDEYSAELETQQSAILEDLIAMEESAAKVLSQVQESGDTTSRMPLENSDGTTLVSNQQTIGQEIAMMTELVNSLGERQDTVVSSTDDLQQKVNQVQSEADVLNEKWSTNVASTQLVRDDVFSILGNTFVDGQNNGYVYEHLANPLQISGDAPAAQAKAVPPVVILVIILISSLLIGYFSNYFKTAPMLVRGSMFTLLNLLVGLIISVFGLNIYTLTNERAIQWSIFTILLVFAASTVVRTAFLFSNFLGWVASVGLVAFFVSPLLALAAPNFNYEDPMSKVYISIQYDAENLFTQGILVLAGIILVLTILPFVVNAFKNTNEPADQDHAHEM, from the coding sequence ATGACAGATCAACGAAAACATACGATAAAAATGATTGCTGCGGTGCTGCTGATTCTTGCAGTGCCGGCGCTTTTCTTTCAGTTTATCGGGGACAACCCTCTTGAAGTGAGAGAAAATGCGACCCGTAATATTGCCGTTGTCAATGAAGATACGGGAGCGGAAAAAGTCGAAGAGGAAGAAAAGTCCGATTCGGAGCCTGTCCAGTTCGGAAAAGAAGTCGCAGCAATCCTTGATGATGAGTCGCAATATAAATGGACGATTCTTGGAAGAAGCGCGGCTGTCAACGGATTGAAAAACGGAGAATATGATGCCGTTATTTATATTCCTTCCAACTTTTCAAATAACATTCTGACCTATGATCAGCAGCAGCCTTCAAAAGCGGAATTTGAATACACCGTTCAAAACCAGCTGAATGCTGAAAACAGACAGAGAGTGCTCCGCGAGCTTGAAGACGCGACAAACCGCGTAAACAAACAAATGTCTTCTCTCTACTGGAGCTATGTGTCTCAGGACATGGAAAATGTGCGTCAGGAATTTGACCGCATCCTTGAGAAAGAAATCGCGTTTCAGAATGCCATGCTTAATTTTTACAAGCCAAGCTCAAAAGATTTAGCCGGCGAACTTACGCAGCAAAAGCAAATGCTTGAACAGCTGAAATCAACAATTGAGCAGGCTGAAAAAGAGAATCCTGACCGCAGGAATTCTGCTGAACAATTCGAAAAAAGCCTTGCTGCTTTCGTTGAATATGTCGAGAAATACCAAGCGTATCAAGAAGACCAGCAGCAGCTTCTGACATTGGCTCAAGAGGAGAGCCTGACAAGCATCCAGGGCGGTACATCTGATGTTGATCAAAGACAGGATGCGGCACAGGCTGCTTTTCAGACGGAAGGAGACAAGCTTGCTTCTGATATGACGACGATGCAGCAGAAGCTTGATCAAAATCAGGCTGCAGCCGAAAACCTCGGGAATGTAAGACTCAGCCAGACAGAGCGCCAGGAAAGAGAGCTTGCGGCTGTTCATAATGATTATGTAGACATGTTTATCTTGAAAGAAAATCAGGATACGCTGAACCGTCTTGAAGGAGAGCTTATTCCTCTAAGGCAGGCGATAAGCGGAAGTTCTGAAGAAGAACCGGGCGACGGGGGAGAACAGCCTCCAGGGGACGGCGGAGAAACGCCTCAGCCTGGAGAACCGGGTGAAGGAAACGCGTCCAATATGGAAGAAGAGCGGGCTAAGATTCTTGCCATATCTGAACAGCTGAAAATCTTGAAAGCCCTTCTTGAAACGGTGCCTGAGCCTAGACCCCTTCAAGTGGATGAGGTCATCGGCCAATTAGACGGCCTTTCTGCCCAGCTTGTTGAAGTCGAACAGGCCATAAAGGCTAAAGAGAGTGAAAACTCATGGAAAGGCGAGTATGACAAGCTTTTAGAGCTATACAATGCCCTTCTTGTTAAAAATACTGAGCTTTTCAATGAAAATCAGCTTCTGAAGGAGCAGATCACGGCACTTGAAGAACGCTTGAAAAAGCTGAGCGATAACGTTAATTCAGGGTCAGCAGCCATCCGTTCCCAGGAACAGGCGGTTTTAAACGCCCTGCCGGCTGAACGAAAACAAAAGCTGGAAGCAATCTTTAATGAACCGATCAAAAACGGTTCAATGAATGAAGTATTAAGCTACCACACGGTTCTTGCTCAATATGAAGCAGCCGTTTCGAGATTAAACAACCCTTCAGTACCGGCTAAAGATGCCGTGCTTTCAGATGAATGGCAAAAGACGAAAATCAATACCATCCTGTCCATTAATTCAGAGGAGCAGGGAGCATGGGATAAGCTGAATCAGGAACTTCCCGAATCAGAAAAGCAAATGGAAGACCTCCAGGCATCAGCTCTTGCTTTCATGGATGAATACAGTGCAGAGCTTGAGACGCAGCAGTCAGCCATCCTTGAAGATCTTATTGCGATGGAAGAGAGCGCAGCAAAGGTTCTCAGCCAGGTTCAGGAATCAGGCGATACAACTTCAAGAATGCCTCTTGAAAACTCGGATGGAACGACACTTGTCTCCAATCAGCAAACGATTGGACAGGAAATCGCGATGATGACAGAGCTTGTGAATTCACTTGGCGAGAGACAGGATACGGTTGTCAGCAGTACAGACGACCTTCAGCAAAAAGTGAATCAGGTTCAGTCCGAAGCCGATGTCCTGAATGAAAAGTGGTCAACAAACGTAGCGTCTACCCAGCTTGTAAGGGATGATGTGTTCAGCATCCTCGGCAACACATTTGTAGACGGACAGAACAACGGCTATGTTTACGAACACCTTGCAAATCCGCTTCAAATCAGCGGAGATGCACCGGCAGCGCAGGCGAAAGCTGTTCCTCCTGTCGTGATATTGGTCATTATTTTAATCAGCAGTCTGCTGATCGGCTACTTCAGCAACTATTTCAAAACGGCTCCGATGCTTGTCAGAGGTTCCATGTTTACACTTCTGAACCTCCTTGTAGGGCTGATTATCAGTGTATTTGGTCTGAATATTTACACCTTGACGAATGAACGGGCGATCCAGTGGTCCATTTTCACCATTCTGCTTGTATTCGCCGCCTCAACAGTTGTCCGGACGGCTTTCCTGTTCAGCAATTTCTTAGGCTGGGTTGCAAGCGTAGGACTTGTCGCATTCTTTGTAAGCCCGCTGCTTGCACTGGCTGCGCCGAATTTCAACTACGAAGATCCAATGTCGAAAGTGTATATTTCAATCCAATACGATGCTGAAAACCTGTTTACTCAAGGGATACTTGTACTCGCAGGCATCATCCTTGTCCTGACCATTCTGCCGTTTGTCGTCAATGCTTTTAAAAACACAAATGAACCGGCTGATCAGGATCATGCGCATGAAATGTAG
- the essA gene encoding type VII secretion protein EssA, translating to MKCRTLSAAILLLALVLSGGASALAETDLNQLDPNIYEEKERKENTEYLHEKGLYEKRKEIPEEQKSLTFQKPGRDAEDELKDRLFTQYTKENNTIKSKAEQMGLFSESTDQASGTVSTGEEQQQSGNTGLLMTYILLIAVGVLLIIGILIPKMTQSKKADNLRGSR from the coding sequence ATGAAATGTAGAACACTCTCAGCGGCGATTCTGCTGCTTGCCCTCGTCTTATCGGGCGGGGCATCAGCACTTGCTGAGACAGATCTCAATCAGCTTGACCCGAATATTTATGAAGAAAAAGAGCGCAAGGAAAACACAGAGTACCTTCACGAAAAAGGTCTCTATGAAAAAAGAAAAGAAATTCCGGAAGAACAAAAAAGTTTAACCTTTCAAAAACCCGGAAGAGATGCTGAGGATGAACTGAAAGACCGCCTTTTCACTCAATACACAAAAGAGAACAACACCATTAAATCCAAAGCGGAGCAAATGGGGCTGTTCTCAGAAAGCACAGACCAGGCGTCAGGGACAGTCAGCACTGGCGAAGAACAGCAGCAAAGCGGGAACACAGGACTGCTGATGACATATATCCTTCTGATTGCAGTGGGGGTTTTGCTTATCATCGGAATTCTGATTCCTAAAATGACACAAAGCAAAAAAGCAGACAATTTGAGAGGCAGCCGGTAA
- a CDS encoding quinone oxidoreductase — MKALVFNQFGGPEVLEMADVETPVIGPDEVLIRMKAVGLNFADVYRRKGNYHLEGSPPFILGYEGAGIVEEAGSNITHISKGDRVGFADVPYSNAELTAAPADKVIPLPEDISFETAASVLLQGLTAQYLTSDSYAVQEGDVCVVHAAAGGVGQLLTQMIRLLGGKVIALVSTPEKAAVAKIMGAQDAFLYSDHWVQEILDATKGRGADVVYESVGSTIMDSFKAVRTGGTVVFYGMAGGDPVHIDPRMLMDTSKTLTGGDLWNVLTSRDERIKRSNKLFQWITSGSIALADPATFPLNKGADAHRLLESRKSTGKIVMIP, encoded by the coding sequence ATGAAAGCATTAGTATTCAATCAGTTCGGCGGACCTGAGGTTCTCGAGATGGCAGATGTTGAGACACCGGTCATTGGCCCCGACGAAGTACTCATACGAATGAAGGCTGTCGGCTTAAACTTTGCAGATGTTTACCGCAGAAAAGGAAATTACCACTTAGAAGGCTCCCCGCCTTTTATTCTTGGCTATGAAGGAGCAGGAATTGTAGAGGAAGCCGGCTCCAACATTACTCATATAAGCAAAGGTGACCGCGTCGGCTTTGCGGATGTTCCCTATTCAAACGCAGAACTGACTGCTGCTCCTGCAGATAAAGTCATCCCTTTACCAGAAGATATTTCTTTTGAAACAGCAGCAAGTGTTTTGCTGCAGGGACTGACAGCCCAGTATTTAACCTCAGACAGCTATGCCGTTCAAGAAGGAGATGTTTGCGTCGTACATGCAGCTGCAGGGGGTGTGGGCCAGCTTCTTACTCAAATGATTCGTTTACTTGGCGGAAAGGTAATAGCCCTTGTTTCGACCCCTGAAAAAGCAGCGGTTGCTAAGATAATGGGAGCGCAAGATGCCTTTTTATACAGTGATCATTGGGTGCAGGAAATTTTGGACGCAACAAAGGGGAGAGGTGCTGACGTCGTTTATGAATCCGTCGGGTCCACAATTATGGACAGCTTTAAGGCAGTAAGAACCGGAGGCACAGTTGTTTTCTACGGTATGGCAGGAGGAGATCCTGTCCACATCGATCCAAGGATGCTCATGGATACCTCCAAAACACTGACCGGCGGAGATCTATGGAACGTTCTTACTTCCCGGGATGAACGTATAAAACGGTCGAACAAGCTGTTTCAATGGATTACCTCCGGATCAATTGCCCTGGCAGATCCCGCTACCTTTCCATTAAACAAAGGTGCTGATGCCCACCGTCTGCTTGAAAGCAGAAAAAGCACAGGGAAAATCGTGATGATTCCATAG
- a CDS encoding CHY zinc finger protein, with protein MNIKGVDLDRNTRCSHYSSEKDIIAIKFTCCGIYYACFECHSELSGHAHEVWKKEEFDTKAIFCGNCHHELTINEYMESGYECPSCKSDFNPGCRNHYHLYFEA; from the coding sequence ATGAACATTAAGGGTGTTGATCTTGACCGCAATACAAGATGCAGCCACTATTCTTCCGAAAAAGATATCATTGCCATCAAATTTACATGCTGCGGGATCTATTATGCCTGCTTTGAGTGTCACAGCGAGCTGTCAGGTCATGCTCATGAAGTTTGGAAAAAGGAAGAGTTTGATACAAAAGCCATCTTCTGCGGAAACTGCCATCACGAGCTCACCATAAACGAATACATGGAAAGCGGGTATGAATGCCCTTCCTGCAAATCGGACTTTAACCCGGGCTGCAGAAATCACTACCACCTCTACTTTGAGGCTTGA
- a CDS encoding GlsB/YeaQ/YmgE family stress response membrane protein produces the protein MGIILYLIVGGLIGWLAGVILGKNVPGGIIGNIIAGIIGAWIGGELLGSFGPSLAGIAIIPALLGAIIFVFLLSLILRSMRKTA, from the coding sequence ATGGGCATTATTTTATACTTAATCGTCGGCGGTTTAATCGGCTGGCTGGCAGGAGTTATTTTAGGGAAAAACGTTCCGGGAGGCATTATCGGAAACATCATTGCAGGGATCATCGGAGCATGGATCGGCGGCGAACTTCTTGGTTCATTCGGTCCTTCATTAGCAGGAATCGCGATTATTCCGGCATTGCTTGGAGCAATCATCTTCGTATTCTTGTTAAGCCTTATTCTACGCTCAATGCGTAAAACAGCATAA